A genomic window from Nicotiana sylvestris chromosome 11, ASM39365v2, whole genome shotgun sequence includes:
- the LOC138880750 gene encoding uncharacterized protein, whose product MEIFAKAYDVKVWRVIKKRNYLLPAATPPLADPEDIDSYTKEQMEVVQVKNKARNLLHNAISGEEYEKISSCDTTKEMWDKLEITYEGTNKVKETHINMLVHDYTLFSIKEGESIEEMFARFSKIISDLKAFGKPYTSGDQVRKILRNLPTTWQTKVVILESQDLNKLSYDELRGEFITFEKTHLKKTCQEEKKKIVAFKTSTEIAENEIDDNPEAFQEEIAMLSRNMDGLMRRLRNTKKGRIPLRRSRQYNEQDKNDGKCYE is encoded by the coding sequence ATGGAGATCTTTGCCAAGGCTTATGACGTCAAAGTTTGGAGAGTCATCAAAAAGAGGAATTATCTCCTACCAGCTGCTACTCCACCACTTGCTGATCCTGAAGATATAGATTCATATACAAAAGAGCAAATGGAAGTGGTACAAGTTAAGAATAAAGCGAGAAATCTGCTCCACAATGCTATAAGTGGTGAAGAATATGAGAAAATCTCTAGCTGTGACACAACTAAAGAAATGTGGGACAAGCTTGAGATTACATACGAAGGAACCAACAAAGTAAAGGAAACACATATTAACATGTTGGTTCATGATTACACACTCTTCTCAATTAAAGAAGGAGAATCTATTGAAGAGATGTTTGCTAGGttcagcaaaataattagcgATCTAAAGGCATTTGGCAAGCCATATACTAGTGGTGATCAAGTTAGAAAAATTCTCAGAAACCTGCCAACCACTTGGCAAACCAAAGTAGTCATATTGGAATCTCAAGATCTAAACAAATTATCATATGATGAACTACGAGGAGAGTTCATAACCTTTGAAAAGACGCATCTCAAGAAGACTtgtcaagaagaaaaaaagaaaatagttgcATTCAAGACTTCAACTGAAATAGCTGAAAACGAAATTGATGATAATCCTGAAGCGTTTCAAGAAGAGATTGCTATGCTATCGAGAAACATGGATGGCTTAATGAGAAGATTAAGaaatacaaagaaaggaagaattcCACTAAGACGATCCAGGCAATACAACGAACAAGACAAGAATGATGGAAAATGCTATGAGTAG